The Xyrauchen texanus isolate HMW12.3.18 chromosome 38, RBS_HiC_50CHRs, whole genome shotgun sequence genome window below encodes:
- the LOC127631412 gene encoding uncharacterized protein LOC127631412, with protein sequence MTQMMLDEECTMSSNQWPLSRIQDFCSIDKESPYYLDLVSKQVEKCRGQTVPLEKPAGYQIRIGGLGDTIYEEMEDELEAWEDFYLPERVEMRVFGAIDMFPSLALGLQLIILAGKDGNIYAYENEVLHQVADSLPDLFQKGIEFPGTKVYNYGECFAPMTEEEYDELMEDEEVKNIKGETREFIKSNEAKFLSILARIEEKENAEKVASNKVLPSNHIRPKHVVDQMLKHADILVIFNLNDAYCKTFYKFYQLLQHEKWESNGNWRRCLLRFRHFLREHKLFDYINFFTNEVHVFAPEKGTVPQLQWHPNSYMLTDNAR encoded by the exons AGTCACCCTACTACCTAGACCTTGTATCAAAGCAAGTGGAGAAATGCAGGGGGCAGACTGTGCCTCTGGAGAAGCCAGCAGGGTATCAAATAAGAATTGGGGGGCTAGGTGACACAATCTATGAAGAAATGGAGGATGAGCTTGAGGCATGGGAAGATTTCTACCTTCCTGAAAGAGTAGAGATGAGAGTTTTCGGTGCCATTGATATGTTCCCGAGTCTAGCGTTGGGACTGCAGCTGATCATTCTGGCAGGCAAAGATGGCAACATCTATGCTTATGAAAATGAGGTGTTGCACCAAGTGGCTGACAGCTTGCCGGACCTCTTCCAAAAGGGAATTGAGTTTCCTGGAACCAAAGTCTACAACTATGGGGAATGTTTTGCTCCTATG ACAGAAGAAGAATATGATGAATTAATGGAGGATGAAGAAGTAAAGAATATTAAAGGGGAGACCAGGGAATTCATCAAAAGCAACGAAGCCAAATTTCTGAGCATACTGGCCCGCATTGAAGAAAAAGAGAATGCAGAAAAGGTTGCTTCCAATAAAGTCCTGCCTTCTAACCATATCCGCCCCAAGCATGTTGTTGATCAAATGCTGAAGCATGCAGATATATTggtcatatttaatttaaatgatgcCTATTGTAAGACATTCTACAAGTTCTACCAGCTACTACAGCATGAAAAGTGGGAAAGTAATGGGAATTGGAGAAGATGTCTGCTCCGCTTCAGGCATTTTCTACGTGAGCATAAACTCTTTGATTACATTAATTTTTTTACCAATGAAGTCCATGTCTTTGCTCCTGAAAAGGGAACTGTCCCACAACTGCAATGGCACCCAAACAGTTACATGTTAACTGACAATGCAAGATGA